The following are encoded together in the Oryzias melastigma strain HK-1 linkage group LG17, ASM292280v2, whole genome shotgun sequence genome:
- the scg2b gene encoding secretogranin-2b: MLHFHHKLPAGGAVVLLALLLLGCAVEAASLPRHYRLRGGESDAQPASFAPSSDMIKALEYIENLKQRNGGRAEPVDYDEVEKFKVLLQLASQQDEGPGDRQPAPDTQRQDITAEQLMKAMLKTLQDQAGRDVRLSPASDVRNDRRLHRHRTKDMEMPESAPADYSNFPRAHKKYPLMFEDEENADAAKRTTEDLDEQYTPQSLANLRSIFEELERMPGLQKRNEFVDDGEEGDDAFSPRNQAYEDVAGGEEWVPVEEREETEEMVNRSHEEMERALNDQEEPERDEVERRAGQDDADDDTKLVDYYLLKVLEMSDQTQKRDQTGEQKKRLIRPSIVDPRTVKELLELSLKLHVPPQDLIDMLLTEELRKLHRDPQTASRYTTGQTPKIRYFSRRLPLKSKPASDDMDREDFLDIIGVETISNEYPVVQRPLKTPDRLPTASNPSTNAGPVRIPPPSGRRENLFLSELNKMPLKRQADGAAADDDEDDGDVEDEVTTYLAAKILTEYPNTIAKRDTQAQLKGQFPYELYERAMKDYMEGAEEEKRPVAKRETEVAMEENVAPTEMQGKEEVTAKTSPPQVVNEEEEKEHREKNVAGM; the protein is encoded by the coding sequence ATGCTGCATTTCCACCACAAGTTGCCCGCGGGAGGAGCCGTGGTCCTGCTCGCCCTGCTCCTCCTCGGATGCGCCGTGGAGGCTGCGTCTCTGCCCCGCCACTACCGGCTCCGCGGCGGGGAGAGCGATGCGCAGCCAGCGTCCTTCGCGCCCAGCTCCGACATGATCAAAGCCCTGGAGTACATTGAAAACCTCAAGCAGCGAAACGGGGGTCGCGCTGAGCCCGTGGATTATGACGAGGTGGAGAAATTCAAAGTCCTGCTTCAGCTCGCCTCGCAGCAGGATGAAGGTCCCGGGGACCGCCAGCCTGCGCCCGACACGCAGAGACAGGACATTACAGCCGAGCAGCTGATGAAAGCCATGCTCAAGACCCTTCAGGACCAAGCTGGGAGGGACGTGAGGCTCAGCCCCGCTTCAGATGTCAGGAACGACCGGCGGCTGCACAGGCACCGCACCAAAGACATGGAGATGCCCGAGAGCGCACCTGCAGACTACAGTAACTTCCCCAGAGCTCACAAGAAGTACCCCCTGATGTTTGAAGACGAGGAGAATGCAGACGCCGCCAAGCGGACCACAGAGGACCTGGATGAGCAGTACACGCCCCAGAGCCTGGCAAATTTAAGGTCCATCTTCGAGGAGCTGGAGAGGATGCCCGGCCTCCAGAAGAGAAATGAGTTTGTGGACGATGGGGAGGAGGGGGATGATGCCTTCAGCCCAAGAAACCAGGCGTACGAGGATGTGGCCGGAGGAGAGGAGTGGGTCCCCGTGGAGGAGAGGGAAGAGACTGAGGAGATGGTGAACAGGAGCCACGAAGAAATGGAGAGAGCCCTGAATGACCAGGAGGAACCCGAAAGGGACGAGGTGGAACGCAGGGCCGGCCAAGACGATGCAGATGATGACACCAAACTCGTAGACTACTATCTACTGAAGGTCCTGGAGATGAGCGACCAGACGCAGAAGAGGGACCAAACCGGGGAGCAGAAGAAACGCCTGATCCGCCCCTCCATCGTGGACCCCCGGACGGTGAAGGAATTGTTGGAGCTGTCTCTGAAGCTCCATGTCCCTCCCCAGGATCTAATCGATATGCTGCTGACAGAAGAGCTCAGAAAGCTCCACCGTGACCCCCAAACTGCATCCCGCTACACCACCGGCCAAACCCCCAAGATCCGGTACTTCAGCCGCAGACTGCCCCTGAAGAGCAAACCTGCCTCTGACGACATGGACAGGGAGGATTTTCTCGACATCATTGGAGTGGAGACCATCAGTAACGAGTACCCCGTCGTGCAAAGACCCTTGAAGACTCCCGACAGGCTCCCAACGGCATCCAACCCTTCCACCAACGCCGGTCCCGTCAGGATCCCCCCTCCATCCGGGCGCAGGGAGAACCTCTTTCTGTCCGAGCTCAACAAGATGCCCCTGAAACGCCAGGCCGACGGAGCCGCTGCCGATGACGACGAGGACGACGGGGACGTGGAAGACGAGGTGACCACCTACCTTGCGGCTAAAATCCTCACCGAGTACCCCAACACCATCGCCAAGCGGGACACCCAGGCGCAGCTGAAGGGACAGTTCCCCTACGAGCTGTACGAGCGCGCCATGAAGGATTACATGGAGGGAGCGGAGGAGGAGAAAAGGCCGGTGGCCAAGAGGGAAACTGAGGTAGCCATGGAGGAGAACGTAGCCCCGACAGAGATGCAGGGGAAAGAGGAGGTCACCGCCAAAACCTCTCCTCCCCAAGTGGTCaacgaggaagaggagaaggagcACCGCGAAAAAAACGTGGCAGGGATGTAA
- the ap1s3b gene encoding AP-1 complex subunit sigma-3b isoform X2, whose protein sequence is MMRFLLLFSRQGRLRLQKWFTPMTEREKKKIIRDMTTLVLARQPRSCNFIQWKDLKIIYKRYASLYFCLGVENQENELLALEVIHRYVELLDKYFGNVCELDIIFNFEKAYFILDEFLMGGEIQETSKQMVNRSIEASDMLQETLEEYMSKPAF, encoded by the exons ATGCGcttcctgctgctcttcagTCGCCAGGGGAGACTGCGTCTGCAGAAGTGGTTCACGCCAATGACTGAACgtgaaaagaagaagatcaTCAGGGACATGACTACCTTGGTGTTGGCACGGCAACCGCGTAGCTGCAACTTCATCCAGTGGAAAGACCTCAAGATTATTTACAAGAG ATATGCAAGCTTATATTTCTGCCTGGGCGTAGAAAACCAGGAGAATGAGCTGCTAGCCTTAGAGGTGATCCATCGATATGTGGAGCTCCTGGACAAATATTTCGGCAAT GTGTGTGAGTTGGACATAATCTTTAACTTTGAGAAGGCCTACTTTATCCTGGATGAGTTTTTAATGGGAGGGGAGATACAGGAGACCTCCAAGCAGATGGTGAACCGCTCCATCGAAGCCTCAGACATGTTACAGGAG ACTCTGGAAGAGTACATGAGCAAACCcgccttttaa
- the ap1s3b gene encoding AP-1 complex subunit sigma-3b isoform X1, which translates to MMRFLLLFSRQGRLRLQKWFTPMTEREKKKIIRDMTTLVLARQPRSCNFIQWKDLKIIYKRYASLYFCLGVENQENELLALEVIHRYVELLDKYFGNVCELDIIFNFEKAYFILDEFLMGGEIQETSKQMVNRSIEASDMLQEDDSSEWYEVELFG; encoded by the exons ATGCGcttcctgctgctcttcagTCGCCAGGGGAGACTGCGTCTGCAGAAGTGGTTCACGCCAATGACTGAACgtgaaaagaagaagatcaTCAGGGACATGACTACCTTGGTGTTGGCACGGCAACCGCGTAGCTGCAACTTCATCCAGTGGAAAGACCTCAAGATTATTTACAAGAG ATATGCAAGCTTATATTTCTGCCTGGGCGTAGAAAACCAGGAGAATGAGCTGCTAGCCTTAGAGGTGATCCATCGATATGTGGAGCTCCTGGACAAATATTTCGGCAAT GTGTGTGAGTTGGACATAATCTTTAACTTTGAGAAGGCCTACTTTATCCTGGATGAGTTTTTAATGGGAGGGGAGATACAGGAGACCTCCAAGCAGATGGTGAACCGCTCCATCGAAGCCTCAGACATGTTACAGGAG GATGACAGCAGTGAGTGGTATGAGGTGGAGCTGTTTGGATGA